DNA sequence from the Coffea arabica cultivar ET-39 chromosome 11c, Coffea Arabica ET-39 HiFi, whole genome shotgun sequence genome:
AATAAAAGGCGGTAATTCGCGTACGATCTAGTTGTGGCATCTACTGACGGACAACCACTCTCTGTGATCATCATTGATTGCTTTCGGGTAAAATAAAAATGTATGATGATAAATCTCTCCAAATTCTTCCCGTCAAGAAGGTATGAATCTAAAAAATGGGTGTGTCAGAATTTTCAATTGTGTTCTAGGAAGTAGAGATGGGGATTCTGTTTTTCTTACGCATTACATGGCATCATATGTACTACGTATTTTATATACTCCTACCGCAAAACAACGTTCAGGACCGCATTAACAAGAGTTGAGTTGGCCCGTATGATTTGAACTGATTTGACCTCTTCATTGGTGCAGTTTGGTCCTAGACAACTGCAGCAGCTACACTACTGTGTTGTACATCTTCCCGCCTAGTCTCCACATTTAATCTCTGTCGTTTCATCTGTCAAAACTTCCCCTTAATAGCTACTCTCATCTTCAGCCACTCCCCCATCCCTCTTTGAGGCCTCCCCCCCTCCCCTCAAACTGATAtcaaccagaaaaaaaaaccacaatTCTCAGATGTACCATCTGAAAACACATTAAAACGTCACCAGCTTATTTTATTGAATGGCCATTGATCATGATGTATTCTGAGCATTACAATTCTGTATTATCAAATCTTCATACAAGCTCTAGGGCATCATTTCTTTGCTAAATTTAAGGTAACAATTATTTTCTGTTTCCTTGATTGTTTTAATCGATCAGACCGTAAAACAAAAGGTATCATATCAACAAGCCTATTATATAGATTTTGACTTCAGAGTTCAAATTAACCCAGCCCAAGATCAAGAGATTGAGATTCTTGTCACGCAAGAAGATGCCTCTTGTTTGGCTTCTAAATAACTGAATAACATTTGTTATCCCCCCAAACCAAGGAAAAACTACAGCTAGCTGCGACTGCAACTCCACATGGTGCAAGTGGCAATGCTTAAACCTGACAGAGATTCACCAAACTAATTTTTAAACATTATAAACAATTAATATCCATTTGTCCTAGGACAGcctacatgtttttttttttttttctcttttttgtctaATTGTAATTTTTGCCCGACATTCATTTCATAGTACAGCAAAATACATGAGCATTATGTGCCAAGAGGAAGTATATGTGCTGCGTTTACTCTTGTTTAGTTAGTTGGCCTTATTTTATGAAACTCGGAGAATAATATTAAACAAAAATCTGCAGATGCAAAGTCAATCTAGGTATGTGTCTCATGACCATCCATGAATTGTGTGTCATAATATCGTGCTAGGAGATTGATTCTCTAAAACTAAAAGGGATCGTTTTTATCAGttgcttaaaatttttttttttttttcttgattcgTAGCGGAAACTGATGAAAACTATGCAGTCCTGAAGTTTTGGTCCATTTAGATAATCTGGTTAAGAGAATCTGCTACAAAACACATAGCCACAATTAAGATTCCATCCTCGAAGATGTTGCTGTTGGCTTCTGAATCCGGCATGTTCATCGCACATCCATCTTTTCCGTAAAGGACAAAATCATTACAGCTTCAACTTGGCTTAAATATTATTGTTCATAGCAGTTGGCTCCCACATCATATCATATATTTTTTCCAACTCAGTGGCCATGAGGTGTCCCTCAGGACCCAAACATGACAAAGATGGGAGAGAGCAGACGAGGAAGATCGATAAACTAAACAGAAGTGCTAATAAATGTGCCTCACACACACCGTAATGATGACTTGGTTCAACCCTtatatatatttcaaatttaTGCAGTCGTAAACATTTTTAGGCACGATGGCCTTGAAAGTTTACAAGGTTTATGCGAAAGCCAGTTCAGCAGGAAAAGTAGCATGATCGGGACTAATCACTTACAACAAGGACCgaccaaaaaaaaacacacataaTTTCTCTTCAAGAACCTTCGCGCTACGCTGATTGATGTCATCTTTTTGCCTAAACAACGGGATGACAATTGACCACGGCAAGTGAGGTAAGCTTAGAGCAGTATAACAAGGTTGGTCATATTTCAGAGTCGGATTACCATAAAAATGAAACCAGATAACATGCAATCGCTGGTTCGCCTTTTTCAGCATTTTATACAGCTGCTCTTCCAAAGTAGTAGCACATGGTTGTTGATAATACCTCCCAAGCCACAAAATATTCGCAGTCCATGATTTTTTGCTCAGGAGAAGAACACAAACCTCAAATAGTAGCTAGTATATCATTCTTAGGGTTGTCAAAAACGTGCATCTTTTAAAGCGTCTTCTGcttttgccttttatttggGCAAGAATACACAGGATTGGGGGATGAGCATAATAATTCTTTGATCAAAAGTAGTACGTACCTCATGGGTTCGTTTAATAAATTTCGCACAAGCATCGATCCGGTCTAAACAAGAAAACGAAAAGCCCATCAGGGCGCGCGGAAGATTGTGTGCCCCTTTTCGATAATTTCAAATCATTTCGACACCGGATGTTATTCTTTGTGGGATGGGATCCAACATGAAAGCACCAGGACTGGAGCATATGGCTTTTCTCATGCAATtagcacccaaaaaaaaaaaaaagacttgatAACTGATGGTGGCAAGTGCAATTATTCAGGCAGCAGGTACGTGTATTATTGAATAAAACTTGGACCCCAAACATTTTTCTGAAAAATCATCATGATCACTTGCGCTGAACTGTTCATTATCATGcctttgaattttctttttccttggggcgtgcttctttttttttttccttcctttatCATGATGATAAAAAtttgtaaaaagaaaaaggagagaagtGGAAAAAGTTCGAAATAATACTTGAGAGCGCAGAGTCACTCGACAGCAGGCAGAGTTGATGATCCGCACCACATACCATACCACACCACACCACACCACACCCTAAGAGGAAGGCGGGGAACTTGAAACAATGTAATCAAAATCTTATTAACGAGCAGCAGCTTGATTCTTGGCCATTTTCTTAGACGTTGAGTCCGATAGCTGGCCCCGTGTGAATGGTCCAGCGGAAGCCAGCTCTCACAGAGGGACCGAGAGGTCACGAGTTCGAGCCTCCGCTCTGCTGGATTCCTCCGCTCACTTAACGTACTAGGATCGGGTTGGGGCGTCGGGCCTGGgtcgcaggggattagtcgggccccgtaaaaattgacccggacaccccgtAGCTGGCCTGAAAGGTCCACAAATACTCACCGGAATATGAGTAAACAAAGTCAAGAAACGCACTGAACCATATCATGAGACATAACTCAAAGTTCAAAATCATTCAGACAGGAACACTAATTTTCTATCCAAATCGTGAGGATTAAACATATTAGAACCATGATGATGATGTTGCTCTTGCATTTGCATGACGTAACCGTACGTGTCCAAATTTTGCTGCAATCTGCCTCCCGTTTATTAACTTATCCACGGTTGTCAATGGAGAATATATAAAGTTTTAGATTCTGACGTTGCTTttaacttttattattattatttttattattttttactttcctTCCTTCACGCATACTTTTTCAGTGCTTTCGCTTTTTATTTATTAGCATGAGCAGTAGTAAGTGGTGGTCCTTTTATTTCAATGGCATACGGAACTAGGGGACTCTCCAACAAAGAATTGCAAAATTAATTAATCAGATACGGACTAAGGATGCTTTTCCTAGCAATTAAATTAATTTTGCCTATCACAATTATATTCGTTTTCGCAATCGTCATGATGATGTCTATTATTCTTTTCGAAGTTTCCCTTTTGTCTTTATTTATTGCTCATCTGGCTTGGAGAGACGGATTTGCCACTACCATGTCCCCGGAATGTCCGGGAGTTAAATGGGTCGTGGGCCTCAGTTTACACAATACACGGTGGGCCTTTATTAAAGGAAACCCGATCCGCATCCGGCGCCCCTCTCGCTTCATCAAGCTCTACTCTAATGTCAGACTTATTTTACCATAGAAATTTACCGCCAAAAACTACAATATATTTTCAGCTTGGATTTGCATATCAGAAGGTTTGGGACTCGTCTGGCTGATGGACTTGGGGTCAGTGACCTAATAGCCTCGCACCCTTAGAGGATATTTCATCCATGCTGAACCAGCTGCCCAATCCCttttcaatttcttcccccAAAGGATTGGGCTTGAAACCCAATAGATCCTCTGACATGACGAGTGATGTATGCTGCCAACTTCATCCTCCTTTATCTTGGCAGAAATGTAACGAGCACAATTTCAATGATCTAAAGGCCAAAGACTAAACCCGCAAACAAACCCTATAAATGGCAACGGCCATATAAAACCTAAACCTATCAGACATTTTCCGAACCTAAGACTCAAATAAAGGCCCTACCGTTGATCCTTTCTAATTACAACTCCACCTCCAATTACCATTATTCTCTCCTGCAATATCTGACCCTATAAATGGTATTTCAGATCATTCATATCAACTGCAGCATGAAAGGAAATtaaccaaggaaaagaaaagaaaggaagcacACGGCTAAGCAATAAATTTATAGTAAAGAGGTTAGCAAGACCCAAATTTTGACACAATGGTCATCACACAAGCGAATAGTTACCAGAAAGGAAGCTCATAAAAGCAAGTTCTTACAGGCTAACTACAGGATTACCAATATACCCAAGTTCCATCCAGCAGCATAGCATGCTCAGCGGAAGAAGACAGCTTGCTTGGATACAACCAAAACTTTCCTTAATACTGATGCAGCATGGTAGTATATATGCTACTGTTTGCTCATCTATTGCACAAGAGCCTTTCCCATGCTGGAATTTACTCTTCGACAACATTCACTAGCTCAAACTCGATCAGAGAGATGTTATTGTCTTCTTTAACAGAAAAATCGGCAGGTTCAGTGACTTCAACCCTTCCCCACTTGTCCACCGCAAGCCTCAGTGATCCCTTGAACATgtcgatttttgcatttctCAGGATAACGGTGGTACCCTCCTTCATCAAATCAACTATTGTACAATACACATCTTGTCAGTTAATTCATCAATAATCAATTTGATGAATACAAAACTTCAGCAGTTTCTAGGTGGAAGGGACAAAATAAAGGAAGCAATTCAAGTAATCCAGTTGCCATGTCTTCTATGATCCAGTCATTCCTACAGGCATACTATAAAGGCAATAACCTAACAGAAGAGAAAACAAGTAATACACTTGTATTCTGTGCGGTTGTTTGCTACATACTGATATTCAACAATTCAAGTGACTCCTGCAGTGCTACTTGTAAAGGTAATCAGCTAGCGCTGCATAGATCCTTCCCCGTCGTACTTTTAACTTCCCGGTAAGCAGATTACAGACAGGTCTGCTTCAATGCCCACCAATAAATAAATCACACTTGCAGTGGATAAAATTGTTATGAATTCCAGGCCAAGTAGGGGTCGAAATCTAATTAAGAACATTTTCATCAGCATATGCTGATATACCCAATAAAAGTAATCAATCTAAGAAGCGATATAAAGGATCTGAGACCATCTGGCGGGTGAAGACAGTTAAATCAGACATATAGGTGACAAAGTTAAAATCATGCTAACGTGCCTCAAAATCTGCAATACAAaacttccccccccccccccccccccccccccccaggCCAAAGAGTAAAAACCCCAACCCACATCACAGAATGCCAGTGTATTTCTTCCGGTATAATTGACACACCAGTACTCCAGCCTCTCTCACATTCACTAGTAAAAGCTCGAAGAGCGCATGTCATAAATGGAAGAACAGTCTCTTTTACAAGGACCTTCTGATGAGAATTACCAAATTGGAACCAGAGAAAGTAAACAACATCACCATTGGATTTCAGTACGTAAATAAGAATTCGTGAACAACAAAATGACCCTTTTGGAAAACAGAAGATTGGAGGCATTTTTTAAATTCTGATCCAGATATTTCTTTTACTTCTTCATCAATTAGACCACAAGCATAATCATGCCACACTACGTCTTACAATGTTCTGGTTTTCCTTAAACTTCATTAAAGAATCCTCACGTAAATAGTGAAGATGGATAAGTGACAgtgacccaaaaaataaatagaataatgGATAAGATAATTACTGCTAAGCAGTTTAAAATCCCTAGTTAATTGCTTGCCTCTTCATAAGGAACTTATTAACCACAACAGCAAGCTGACAAAAAATATCCTGCTACCAATCATTTCGGTGCAACATAATCCTTATTACCTGTCAATCCATCAAATACGCAAGTCTTGTGCTCCACATGTACCATAAACTGCCTATACATCCCACGACAAAAGTTTCCTATAAAGGTAAAGATATGTGCCAATTTCCCACCAAACACACCAACTTACGTCTCAAAGTTCCTTTCTTGTCTTCACCAAGATCCTAGTACCTTCTTGAATAGAACATTTCGTGCCATTATTATTCTTTCTGTTCAGTACAAGTTTTATTGAAAACACTAATCACCACTTAACCACAGctctttcttcctttgttaCTCTCGTTTCACCAACATGCAAATGGTCAACAACTATTCAAATAGAACCACAACAACTATTCAAATAGAACCACCcgtacaataaaaacaatagcACGCATGCACGATGGTTACCCCTAAAATAATAATGGGAACAGCAATACGTGCAAAACTCAAGTAATCAAGATATAGAAAGACGAATGTTTCAAAACTCAAGTAATCAAGATATAGGAAGATGAATGTTGAACCTTGATCATTCCGAGCAGTGAAGATAATCATTCCAGTCTCATCACCAACCAAGCATTCAGCAAGCCGCATTTGGCGCGCCTGAGCACCCCTCTGAACTATCAACTTTGTATTTACAACCTTTACAGTCAGATTAAGCCCATTTGCCATTGGGCGGAGCTGCTCAACCTTAGTAAAAACTGgttgctttttcttttgttcagcCATCCCTATCAATggaaaagataaagaatgaaAACATTGGACTCAGCTTACGAATAAAAATTACAACTTTAACACATATCCCCCTGCAATTCATCTAATAAATAACCATACAATAATTAACAGACGCAACCAAATTTAAAATCATAAGAAATCAATGAAAACAGAAACCATGCAATGAGAGGAAAAGATCAAAAACAAAAACGAACAGATAAGGAATAAATTGCAGAAACAAATCCGATTTTCTGAAATTACGGGAAAAGATTTTGGGAGTGGAAAATTAATCCCAAATCTAAAAAGTAGGaataaaaagaaacaattttGATCGTGGTACGATTAGCAAcgatcaaggcaagaaaaggGTCCGAAGATCGTGTTGGGATCTTCCAATACAGAGATCTCTGTAATTCTGGtcaggaaacaaaaaaaaaaaaaaaaaagagaaaagaaaaggagaaatatTTATACATGCATACTTGAACAGAATTAAACAGAAATTAAGAGCTGCTGGATATAACATTCTTTTAGTTGGCTCACCGGAATTTTGGCAGAGGGAAGTGGCGGAGTGGAGAAGTGTATCAGATCCAAAAGCTCAAGCACTTTGTTGAGTTGTTTGAGGTGACCGGGGCGACCGCTGGTGATTCTCAAAACAGTTGTTGTCAACGTTGTTATGGAGACCTCTTTTTCCTTAATAGTTAGTTTGGGAGGATGGAAatgaaaagagaagaagagaaatgataagttagaaaagaaaagaaaggatcaaAGTTTCTATCTAAGTTGTTTGGGAGTTTTAAAGGAGAAAAGAAGGTGAgtagttttcttttatttgggagttgaatgcaaaggaaagaaaaagatacttaaacaaattattttacaaatatGCTCTTTTTATAAACAAATGTGAGAGggatttatcgggtattaaaaTGTTTTGTATCAGGATTctaagggtaatttggtcatatTGAAAAATTTACTTAAACTTCTATCCGTTCCTTCCCTTTCCGCCCAACATTGGGCggaaagttttccaaaagatgaAGGGCGGTGGAATCTTtcctattcttttcttttccttcccatTTTAACTCCCAAACAATGGATAACCCTTCaaaacctttcttttcttttcatttccatcctcccaaactagctataaaagaagaagaagaaaagagaacccaGGTGAGAAATGAGAAACGTGATAAGCGGGCCCGCTTTTTTCCCATGAAGGCAAACAGATTTTCTTTTCgctttatttattcatttgcgTTTACGCATACTCTAAAAGGAATAGAATTGCCTACCTTGTCAAGGGCTGGGCTAGCCTGCACTTCGAAAACTACACAGCATTTAGTTAGTCCGGATTCATACGCACAATGGGTTGTCCAAAATAAAATGTGGCCCAAGTCATTATTTTTTGTCtgtaaaaatttaaaacattttatttgaaaatgtaCCCCCATTAGGGAGGAAAATAAAATACTACTATATATTATCCGAATTTTACAGTAGTAGACCTAATTGTGTCTTTTCTTTATGTTTACTCTTGCCCAAGAGCAAAAAATATTATAGAACATGTTATGTCATTTGCCGTTTGCATCTGCATCAATTTTCTGTGGATACCTCTAGAATTCCTTAAATAACATCTCGTGTTGATGAATTTGCAGTGCATCCTAAGGTTAAACATCTCGTGTTGATGCAAAGTAGCACTAAAATTAACTATCTGATGGGTATGAGAAtaatagttttctttctttttcctactTCTAACTTATTAGCTATTCTTAGTGATGCTGCCATAACATTCTAGTTTGATCCCACCTCCCCCCGATATCCCCCCGCTCTAAATTTCAATCAGAAATTTGAGTGGGGATAATTATTTGATGGCTAGCtaggcaaagaaaaaaaaaaatcttggatGTTGTAGCTGCGTGGTTTAAGGTTATCCAATCCAAAGTCGAAACGAATAGTACCGTAAACAAAGCTGTAGCAGTAGCAGGATGTGAGTTGATCAAAGGTTTTGTCAGTTCTCAAATTCTATCACAGGTTTATGTGGTCTGAAAGAATTTTGCAAAGAGAAAAGGCTTGATTCCAATCCAATCCAATCACCAGTCCTGTCGCTTTCTTTATCCAGGACGCAGCTCCA
Encoded proteins:
- the LOC113717244 gene encoding uncharacterized protein At4g28440; this translates as MAEQKKKQPVFTKVEQLRPMANGLNLTVKVVNTKLIVQRGAQARQMRLAECLVGDETGMIIFTARNDQVDLMKEGTTVILRNAKIDMFKGSLRLAVDKWGRVEVTEPADFSVKEDNNISLIEFELVNVVEE